The stretch of DNA CGGCGGCGGCAGTTGCAAAACGTGGAGGGTCAGGAGTTGGTCCAGCGGCGTGCAGAACTCTCTGTGCGTTGGCAGGAATTACAGCGGGCACACCAGGTTGAGCAAGAATTGACGCAGCAACTTCGCGCGGCTGAGGTTGAGTTATTGGAGAAAAAAGAGTTCTGTCAGCGATATGCCCCGCTGGTCGATGATTATAAACGCTACCAGGAAGCGCGGCAGAATCTGGAACAGGCCCAACGGCGGCTGGCCGAATCGCTTCGAGCTGCGCGAACGCTGAAGGAACAGCAAGTGGAATTGCTGACGGTAAAAAGTAAATTGGACGACAACATACGACTGCTCCGGACCCGGCTGGACGAGATCGATCGGCAAATCAAACAGTACGATCAGGAGTTACTTACTCCCGAACGTCTTGCTCAGCTCAGGGAAACCCAATTGGCCAAAGAAACCGCGCAGCGGAAAGTAGAAAGTTTACGCCACCAGCACCAGATAACCACGGCCAAAAGAAACCAGCTTGCCTGGGGGTTGATCTGTTTGGGCGTTTTGCTGGGAGGCCTTCCGTTGGTGTGGAAACCCACCCCTTTGCCTTTACTAGCGGGAATTTTGGGAACGGTTATCCTGTTGTTCCAGTTTGTCTTTCTCTGGAAAAGGGCAAGACGGGCCCGAGAAGAGCAAATCGAATTGGCTCAGGCAATTTCCGGGGTCGAGTTTTACGAGCGGGAGTTAGCCCGGCTATCTCATGGACAACCAAGCGGGGAACTGGAACTGCAATATCGTCAATTGGCCCAGCTCAAATTGGAACGAGAGCGGTTGGCCAACCAGCTTGAGCAGCAGAATTCGGTCATGGTAAACCTGGAAACCGACAAAGGAATAAATCAGTTGATTGACAACCAGGCGGCGGAGGTGGCCAAGTGGGAGAAGGTATGCGCAGAACTGACAGAAAAAGTCGGGTGGCTTGACTCAGCACTGATAGCCGAGTGGGCGGCTCGTTTAGGTGAGATAAATCTGGGAGAGCTGGAGTTTCGGGTCCGTAGCCTGCAGGTCCGATTAGAACAGCACCAATTGAGTGTCCGGCCGGCTGAACTCTGGGAGATCGAGACGGAACTAGCCCTGGTGGAACAGGAGTTGGCCGACCTGAACAACCGGGCGGAAGCGGCCAAACTGGCGGCGACGATTCTGGCTGAGGCGATTAGTGAGGTGCAGAGTAACCTGGTACCGCAAATCGAGTCGCGGGCCAGCGAACTTTTTGCCTACATGACCGCCGGCCGTTACACCCGCGTCTGCCTGGAACCAACCCTGGAGAATCTGGTGGTCTGGGTCAATCTTTCCACTGGTCAGAGGTTAGCTGCCGACCTGCACCTGTCAAGCGGGACTGGCGTCCAATTGTATTTCGCCCTGCGGATTGCCCTGGCCGAGGCCCTGCTGGCAGGTCGAAAATTTCCCTTAATCCTGGATGATCCCCTGATCACATCCGATTTTGAGCGGGCCGAGCGGATTCTGAAGCTGATCCACTCCTTGTCCTGCCAGCACCAGATTATCTGGGTTACCAAGGACGTGAACCTGGTAGAAAGCCTGGGTGATCCTGGCACATTTGTTCGAATAGATATATAAAAAAATAGATATATAAAATGGGAACGTAGTTTTTACGTTCCCGGAAAACGGAGTAACTGCAGTGACCTGATTAAGTATTGTTTGGTTCAAGCCAATCATAATACAGGTGTATGGCTGTTATGTCAACCAAATTATTTAATATGGTTAACCAAATCATGACCACGGGACTGATCGGGGGATAGATGTTGGCCCGCTGTGGTGGGCCCTATCCCTGGGGGCCTGTCTGGGCGGTAACGGGACGCGGTCATCGGGGCTTCGGCCAATGTGGTTGTGGCAGGTATGTCCGAAGAACGCGGGGTGCCGATTACCTTCAATCAGTATTTTAGAGTTGGTTTTGGGATCATGCTGGTTTCGATTGTAATCTGTACAATTTATCTCTATCTCCGTTACTTTATCTAGATTTCCTAGATTTCTTTGATAACATAACGGGCAACAATTACGGCGATCAGTCCCCCTGCCAGGGCGGTGTAGAGTTGAGGCAACTGAAAGGCCAGCAAGGCGGGTGGGGGTAGCTTAATATTAAAATACTGCAACAGATAATTGATAGCCAAGAAGAAAATGGTGTATTTGGCCAGCGCAGCTGCCGTCAGCGCGACGTACTGGTTTGTTTGACTCAGCAGTTTAAAGACGACCACGAGAGTTGCGTTCGCTAGCATAATTACCGGCACAAGTGGAGCGACCACTGGGGGAATAATCCCCATCATCAGGGCGACACCAGGAGTTATGCAACCGATGAGGACGCCGCCGGTAATGCCCACAAAAATCCCCGCAAGGATCAAAACCGCATTGATTGCTGGTCCGGTGAAATAGGTGGGCAGGTGCATGAGCTGAACGGTTAAAGCGATCGCCAGCAAAACACCTGTTCGGGTAATTTGTTGAACATTTGAAGACATTATAATCCCCCCAGTGAAAGAACTTTACCATTAATTCGGCTCTTATTCGTCTTCCTGGCTGATATTTCCTGCTTTTTGCACCGGAAAATTATTTGGTTAAGCGACAGCAAACTACGGCTCGACAAAATTTGTCGAAAAAGAACAAAAATACACGAAAAAGATATTGACTTTGTTTCGGACGGATAATATAATTAAAGCGTAAAGAGATATATAAACTCGTAAGGGATGCTGGCGCAAGAACTATCAGCAGCAGTGGTTTAGTTAAGTCGCACTATTGAACACGGTTGGATTTTAAGCCAAACATCTCCAGAGATTTAAGGCAGCAGACGCAGAATAGTATGAGCAAAAATAGTCGCTCTAATTGGACTCTAATCGAAGTTATTTGGCAGCAACAAAAACACTCAGCGCAGCAAATCGGAGAGTATATTACTAGCCGGGTTGTCCGCGATCACCGCAGCGAGTCAAACTACCACACGAACTACCGTACATAAAACCAATGGCCTTGTTCCTCTTGCCCAGCTTTCCAAAATATTAAAATCCCTCCAGGCGGAAGGATTTTATGGGGTCGTATTATTATGACCCCACTGCCTTTATCTACCTCCAGGTGATCACCTGGAGGTTTTTTACTAATCAAAGTCACGGTGGTGAAAACCTTTGCCCAGCACTTCCCGCGTATCAGTCACTGACATAAATGCCTGCGGGTCGATTTCACGAACGATTTCCTTCAGCCTGGCCAGTTGCAGGGTTGTCACCACACAGTAGAGGATTTGTTTTTGGCTGTGGCTGTATGCACCTTCGCCTTGGAGATAAGTGACTCCGCGATTAAGCTGGGTTAAAATGGCATTAGCGATCGCG from Bacillota bacterium encodes:
- a CDS encoding AAA family ATPase gives rise to the protein MKLRSIRLLGFGQFKNYPEVEFGQGLNVLVGHNEAGKSTLVDAILMLLFGVTKKDTLFRRYRPLDGGNFAAVMVVETSDGKLWRVERDFARGRLEISAQTNAGWTVVGSRSANPILTDLGITSLNLCRSTILVSRSDVVIQGPEQKALGQAIAARVTGGETEIVAQKALRDLEQRRRQLQNVEGQELVQRRAELSVRWQELQRAHQVEQELTQQLRAAEVELLEKKEFCQRYAPLVDDYKRYQEARQNLEQAQRRLAESLRAARTLKEQQVELLTVKSKLDDNIRLLRTRLDEIDRQIKQYDQELLTPERLAQLRETQLAKETAQRKVESLRHQHQITTAKRNQLAWGLICLGVLLGGLPLVWKPTPLPLLAGILGTVILLFQFVFLWKRARRAREEQIELAQAISGVEFYERELARLSHGQPSGELELQYRQLAQLKLERERLANQLEQQNSVMVNLETDKGINQLIDNQAAEVAKWEKVCAELTEKVGWLDSALIAEWAARLGEINLGELEFRVRSLQVRLEQHQLSVRPAELWEIETELALVEQELADLNNRAEAAKLAATILAEAISEVQSNLVPQIESRASELFAYMTAGRYTRVCLEPTLENLVVWVNLSTGQRLAADLHLSSGTGVQLYFALRIALAEALLAGRKFPLILDDPLITSDFERAERILKLIHSLSCQHQIIWVTKDVNLVESLGDPGTFVRIDI
- a CDS encoding ECF transporter S component, which gives rise to MSSNVQQITRTGVLLAIALTVQLMHLPTYFTGPAINAVLILAGIFVGITGGVLIGCITPGVALMMGIIPPVVAPLVPVIMLANATLVVVFKLLSQTNQYVALTAAALAKYTIFFLAINYLLQYFNIKLPPPALLAFQLPQLYTALAGGLIAVIVARYVIKEI